In Prosthecomicrobium sp. N25, one DNA window encodes the following:
- a CDS encoding TIGR04295 family B12-binding domain-containing radical SAM protein, with protein MRVALVNPAWHYDGSVYFGCRHEHLPLELGYTAALLEKDGHETLMVDGQLQNLDNGALAETVAVFGPDMTVVTTAPTYLFWRCAPPELRVPAEFLAELRGRGGLTVAVGPHGSATPGAALAKLGTDVVVRGECEEVVAALARAIGDRGDWRSLPGTARLEAGRVVVNGAPAASPFVDHGPLRWPTEWIANHRHHHHRFDGAGRGYGAEVEASRGCPYDCSFCAKIDYRDKYRRRSLDHVLAEIDGLISQGVGYVYFVDEIFLPQKPLLEALVDRRVEFGVQTRIDLWKPDLLELLGRAGCVSIEAGIESLTVEGRAALAKRCKLSTDELADLLVKARRHVPFVQANLIGMEEDEADLVRSWRERLIAAGVWANEPVPLYPYPSSPTYRQLWGEPDDRAWERAHEHYLTAFDRFSDIQDARPLPLAALEDACCKGH; from the coding sequence ATGAGGGTGGCTCTCGTCAACCCGGCCTGGCACTACGACGGAAGCGTCTATTTCGGTTGCCGCCACGAGCATCTCCCCCTCGAACTCGGCTACACGGCCGCGCTCCTGGAGAAGGACGGCCACGAGACGCTGATGGTCGACGGCCAGTTGCAGAACCTCGACAACGGCGCGCTCGCCGAGACGGTCGCGGTGTTCGGGCCGGACATGACCGTCGTCACCACCGCGCCGACCTACCTGTTCTGGCGCTGCGCCCCGCCGGAGTTGCGCGTTCCCGCCGAATTCCTCGCCGAGCTCCGCGGTCGCGGCGGCCTGACCGTCGCGGTCGGCCCGCACGGCTCGGCCACGCCCGGCGCGGCGCTCGCCAAGCTCGGCACCGATGTCGTCGTGCGCGGCGAGTGCGAGGAGGTCGTGGCGGCCCTCGCGCGCGCCATCGGCGACCGGGGCGACTGGCGGTCCCTGCCGGGCACCGCCCGCCTCGAAGCCGGCCGAGTGGTCGTCAACGGCGCCCCGGCCGCGAGCCCCTTCGTCGACCACGGGCCGCTGCGCTGGCCCACCGAGTGGATCGCCAATCACCGCCATCACCACCACCGCTTCGACGGCGCCGGCCGGGGCTATGGCGCCGAGGTCGAAGCCTCGCGGGGCTGTCCCTACGATTGCAGCTTCTGCGCCAAGATCGACTACCGCGACAAGTATCGCCGCCGGAGCCTCGACCACGTACTCGCCGAGATCGACGGCCTGATCTCGCAGGGCGTCGGCTACGTCTACTTCGTCGACGAGATCTTCCTGCCGCAGAAGCCGCTCCTCGAGGCCCTCGTGGATCGCCGTGTCGAGTTCGGCGTGCAGACCCGCATCGACCTCTGGAAGCCGGACCTCCTGGAGCTTCTGGGCCGCGCCGGCTGCGTCTCGATCGAGGCCGGCATCGAGAGCCTGACCGTCGAGGGGCGGGCGGCTCTCGCCAAGCGCTGCAAGCTTTCGACCGACGAGCTCGCCGACCTCCTGGTCAAGGCCCGCCGCCACGTGCCCTTCGTGCAGGCGAACCTGATCGGCATGGAGGAGGACGAGGCGGACCTGGTGCGGTCCTGGCGCGAGCGCCTCATTGCCGCCGGGGTCTGGGCCAACGAGCCGGTGCCGCTCTACCCCTACCCGAGCTCGCCCACCTACCGCCAGCTCTGGGGCGAGCCCGACGACCGCGCCTGGGAGCGCGCACACGAGCACTACCTTACCGCCTTCGACCGCTTCAGCGACATCCAGGACGCCCGTCCGCTGCCGCTCGCCGCCCTGGAGGACGCATGCTGCAAGGGACACTGA
- a CDS encoding glycosyltransferase family 4 protein: MLQGTLIRFPAWRARPSAEAIRPPAPQGHVPARDRPRRILMTLDAVGGVWRYAVDLAGALNRRGVRVILVGLGPEPLDGQIAEVEAMADTELAWLDLPLDWMAGSVEEVGPVAARIGDIARAHDVDLVHLDLPSQAVGLDVHCPIVVASHSCVVTWWAAVRGGRVPDAWTWQEIANRRGFDLADLVLAPSRSHAAALVKAYGPIDRLHVVPNAADPGPQPAAKQCFALSAGRWWDEGKNGRVLDEAAALADTPVLMAGALRGPNGETAVFSHAETTGEMASYALRALMARAAVFAAPSLYEPFGLAVLEAALAECALVVSEIPTFAEFWDGAALFADPRDPADFARMIDRFAADQGLAREYGQRARRRARKFTLDRQADAVLAAYARVLRTAGAPLSVGG; this comes from the coding sequence ATGCTGCAAGGGACACTGATCCGTTTCCCCGCCTGGCGCGCGCGCCCCTCGGCGGAGGCGATCCGCCCGCCGGCGCCGCAGGGCCACGTCCCGGCCCGCGACCGCCCCCGCCGCATCCTGATGACCCTCGACGCAGTCGGAGGCGTATGGCGCTATGCCGTCGACCTCGCCGGGGCCCTGAACCGCCGGGGCGTCCGCGTCATCCTGGTCGGCTTGGGCCCCGAGCCGCTCGACGGCCAGATCGCCGAGGTAGAGGCGATGGCGGACACGGAGCTCGCCTGGCTCGACCTGCCGCTCGACTGGATGGCGGGCTCGGTCGAGGAGGTCGGCCCGGTGGCGGCCCGCATCGGCGACATCGCCCGCGCGCACGACGTCGATCTCGTCCACCTCGACCTGCCGTCCCAGGCCGTCGGCCTGGACGTGCACTGCCCGATCGTCGTCGCCTCCCATTCCTGCGTGGTGACCTGGTGGGCGGCGGTACGCGGCGGACGCGTGCCCGACGCCTGGACCTGGCAGGAGATCGCCAACCGGCGCGGCTTCGACCTCGCCGACCTTGTGCTCGCCCCCTCGCGCAGCCACGCCGCGGCACTGGTCAAGGCCTACGGTCCGATCGACCGTCTGCACGTCGTGCCGAACGCGGCCGATCCGGGCCCGCAGCCGGCCGCCAAGCAGTGCTTCGCCCTGTCGGCCGGCCGCTGGTGGGACGAGGGCAAGAACGGCCGCGTCCTCGACGAGGCGGCGGCGCTCGCCGATACCCCCGTCCTGATGGCCGGCGCGCTCCGGGGGCCGAACGGCGAGACGGCCGTCTTCTCCCACGCGGAGACCACCGGCGAGATGGCCTCCTACGCCCTGCGCGCCCTGATGGCCCGGGCCGCCGTCTTCGCGGCCCCCTCGCTCTACGAGCCCTTCGGCCTGGCGGTGCTCGAGGCGGCGCTCGCCGAATGCGCCCTGGTCGTCTCCGAGATCCCGACCTTCGCGGAATTCTGGGACGGTGCGGCCCTCTTCGCCGATCCGCGCGACCCGGCCGACTTCGCGCGCATGATCGACCGCTTCGCCGCCGACCAGGGTCTTGCCCGCGAGTACGGCCAGCGGGCCCGTCGTCGCGCCCGCAAGTTCACGCTCGACCGCCAGGCCGACGCGGTGCTCGCCGCCTATGCCCGCGTGCTGCGCACCGCCGGTGCCCCGCTGAGCGTCGGGGGCTGA
- a CDS encoding CgeB family protein: MRVLLYTHSLVSDWNHGNAHFLRGVARDLISRGHEVVALEPEGGWSRTNLEAEQGTGIADRFAEVFPELASFQYDIDFNHEAAVAEADLVLVHEWTEPSLVARLGRARRNGGTFTLLFHDTHHRAVSEEKSIADLDLSDYDAVLAFGETLSERYRKAGWGRRVFTWHEAADTRLFRPRAAARGTDVVWIGNWGDGERSAEIDAFLIEPVKRLGLSATVRGVRYPLDALERLAAARIDFGGWIANADVPAVFARARSTVHIPRRPYVEALPGIPTIRVFEALACGVPLVSAPWDDAEGLFRPGTDYLVARDTNEMAKHLKAVVSDPDLARALRIAGLDTITRRHTCHHRVAELLGILAEVGTARVRAALPETVA, from the coding sequence ATGCGCGTGCTTCTCTACACCCATTCCCTCGTCTCGGATTGGAACCACGGCAACGCCCACTTTCTGCGCGGGGTCGCCCGCGACCTGATCTCCCGCGGCCACGAGGTAGTGGCGCTGGAGCCGGAAGGCGGCTGGAGCCGGACCAACCTGGAGGCCGAGCAGGGGACCGGCATCGCCGACCGCTTCGCCGAGGTCTTTCCCGAACTCGCCTCCTTCCAGTACGACATCGACTTCAACCACGAGGCCGCCGTCGCCGAGGCCGACCTCGTGCTCGTCCACGAATGGACCGAGCCCTCCCTCGTCGCCCGCCTCGGCCGCGCCCGGCGCAACGGCGGCACGTTCACGCTCCTCTTTCACGACACCCACCATCGGGCTGTTTCGGAAGAGAAATCCATCGCCGACCTCGATCTCTCCGACTACGACGCGGTGCTCGCCTTCGGAGAGACGCTGTCGGAGCGCTACCGCAAGGCGGGTTGGGGACGCCGGGTCTTCACCTGGCACGAGGCAGCCGACACGCGCCTGTTCCGGCCGCGCGCGGCCGCCCGCGGCACCGATGTCGTGTGGATCGGCAACTGGGGCGACGGCGAGCGCTCCGCCGAGATCGACGCCTTCCTGATCGAGCCCGTGAAGCGCCTCGGCCTCTCCGCCACGGTGCGCGGCGTCCGCTATCCCCTGGATGCGCTGGAGCGGCTGGCCGCCGCCAGGATCGATTTCGGCGGCTGGATCGCCAACGCCGACGTGCCCGCCGTCTTCGCCCGCGCCCGCTCCACCGTCCACATCCCGCGCCGCCCCTATGTGGAGGCGCTGCCCGGCATTCCGACCATCCGGGTCTTCGAGGCGCTCGCCTGCGGCGTGCCGCTCGTCTCCGCGCCCTGGGACGACGCGGAGGGCCTCTTCCGGCCCGGCACCGACTACCTCGTCGCCCGCGACACGAACGAGATGGCGAAGCATCTGAAGGCCGTCGTCTCCGACCCGGACCTCGCCCGCGCGCTGCGCATCGCCGGCCTCGACACCATCACCCGCCGCCACACCTGCCACCATCGCGTCGCCGAACTCCTCGGCATCCTCGCCGAGGTCGGGACCGCCCGCGTCCGCGCCGCGCTGCCGGAGACCGTCGCATGA
- a CDS encoding CgeB family protein: MKIAFYGSSLLSSYWNGAATYYRGIIRALAARGYRVTFYEPDVWDRQKNRDIDPPDWCEVVVYEGTLEALRRATDRAHDADIVVKTSGVGFEDDALLGAALGAARPGALKVFWDVDAPATLAEVRAGPDHPLRFALEEIHVVLTYGGGPPVVEGYRKLGARECIPIYNALDPQTHHPVPPEPRFAADLTFLGNRLPDREARVEQFFLDPAARLPGQKFLLGGSGWGDRPLPPNVGYIGHVPTRDHNALNVSAKAVLNINRESMAEIGFSPPTRVFEAAGAGACLITDAWPGLGLFLDPGEEVIPVRDGQDLAELLPGLTPERAREIGRKALHRVLAEHTYDRRAEEVDRIFRRLIDTRAAEVAA; encoded by the coding sequence ATGAAGATCGCCTTCTACGGATCGAGCCTGCTCTCGAGCTACTGGAACGGCGCGGCGACCTACTATCGCGGCATCATCCGGGCGCTCGCCGCGCGCGGCTACCGGGTCACCTTCTACGAGCCCGACGTCTGGGATCGGCAGAAGAACCGAGACATCGACCCCCCGGACTGGTGCGAGGTGGTCGTCTACGAAGGCACCCTGGAGGCGTTGCGCCGGGCGACCGACCGGGCCCACGACGCTGACATCGTGGTCAAGACGAGTGGCGTCGGCTTCGAGGACGACGCGCTCCTCGGCGCGGCCCTCGGCGCCGCCCGCCCGGGCGCGCTCAAGGTCTTCTGGGATGTCGACGCGCCCGCGACCCTCGCCGAGGTGCGCGCCGGGCCCGACCACCCGCTCCGCTTCGCCCTCGAGGAGATCCACGTCGTCCTGACCTACGGCGGCGGCCCGCCCGTCGTCGAGGGCTACCGCAAGCTCGGCGCGCGCGAGTGCATTCCCATCTACAACGCGCTCGACCCGCAGACCCACCACCCGGTGCCCCCCGAGCCGCGCTTCGCCGCAGACCTCACCTTCCTGGGCAACCGCCTCCCCGACCGGGAGGCGCGCGTCGAACAGTTCTTCCTCGACCCCGCCGCCCGGCTGCCCGGCCAGAAGTTCCTCCTGGGCGGCTCCGGCTGGGGCGACCGGCCGCTGCCGCCCAATGTCGGCTACATCGGCCACGTGCCGACGCGCGACCACAACGCCCTCAACGTGAGCGCCAAGGCGGTCCTCAACATCAACCGCGAGTCCATGGCCGAGATCGGCTTCTCGCCGCCGACCCGGGTCTTCGAGGCGGCCGGCGCCGGCGCCTGCCTGATCACCGACGCCTGGCCCGGCCTCGGCCTCTTCCTCGACCCCGGCGAGGAGGTCATTCCCGTCCGCGACGGCCAGGACCTCGCCGAACTCCTGCCCGGCCTCACCCCGGAGCGCGCCCGCGAGATCGGCCGCAAGGCCCTCCACCGCGTCCTCGCCGAGCACACCTACGACCGCCGCGCCGAGGAGGTCGACAGGATCTTCCGCCGCCTGATCGACACCCGCGCCGCCGAGGTCGCCGCATGA
- a CDS encoding CgeB family protein — protein sequence MTAAPYDLVVLGLSLSSSWGNGHATTFRALLAGLERLGKRILFLERDVPWYAENRDLPDPPFCRLAFYASLEDLDRYRPEIAAAEMVLIGSYVPDGIAVIDKVLAAATGRVAFYDIDTPVTLAALDEEGAPFLDRRQIPAFDLYFSFTGGPTLDRLERAYGARRAVALYCSVEEARYRPTGEPYDWDLGYLGTYSPDRQPTLEALLIEPARRLPDRRFVVAGPQYPDHIDWPANVERIEHLAPADHASFYSRQRFTLNVTRADMIRAGWSPSVRLFEAAACAVPIISDRWAGLGDVLPEGRAILPVDDGDAVVEHLTRMAEDQRRRVGARGRAAVLASHTGLARAVEFIRALASLDRETRRQSSADAA from the coding sequence ATGACCGCCGCCCCGTACGACCTCGTCGTCCTCGGCCTGTCGCTGTCCTCCTCCTGGGGCAACGGCCACGCGACCACGTTCCGCGCTCTCCTCGCGGGGCTGGAGCGGCTCGGCAAGCGCATCCTCTTCCTGGAGCGCGACGTGCCCTGGTACGCGGAGAACCGCGACCTGCCGGACCCGCCCTTCTGCCGGCTGGCCTTCTACGCGAGCCTCGAGGATCTCGACCGGTACCGCCCCGAGATCGCCGCGGCCGAGATGGTCCTGATCGGCTCCTACGTGCCCGATGGCATCGCGGTGATCGACAAGGTGCTGGCGGCCGCCACCGGCCGGGTCGCCTTCTACGACATCGACACCCCGGTCACGCTGGCCGCGCTGGACGAGGAGGGCGCGCCCTTTCTCGACCGTCGCCAGATTCCCGCCTTCGATCTCTACTTCTCCTTCACGGGCGGCCCGACGCTCGACCGGCTGGAGCGCGCCTACGGCGCCCGCCGGGCCGTCGCGCTCTACTGCTCGGTCGAGGAGGCCCGCTACCGGCCGACCGGGGAGCCCTACGACTGGGACCTCGGCTACCTCGGCACCTACAGTCCCGACCGCCAGCCCACCCTCGAGGCGCTGCTGATCGAGCCCGCCCGGCGCCTGCCGGATCGTCGCTTCGTGGTCGCCGGCCCGCAGTATCCCGACCACATCGACTGGCCCGCCAATGTCGAGCGCATCGAGCACCTCGCCCCCGCCGACCACGCCAGCTTCTACAGCCGCCAGCGCTTCACCCTGAACGTCACGCGCGCCGACATGATCCGGGCCGGCTGGTCGCCCAGCGTCCGCCTCTTCGAGGCCGCGGCCTGCGCCGTGCCCATCATTTCAGACCGCTGGGCGGGGCTCGGCGACGTCCTGCCGGAGGGCCGGGCCATCCTGCCGGTCGACGACGGCGACGCGGTCGTCGAGCACCTGACCCGCATGGCGGAGGACCAGCGCCGCCGGGTCGGTGCCCGCGGCAGGGCGGCCGTGCTGGCTTCCCACACGGGCCTCGCCCGGGCCGTCGAGTTCATCCGGGCCCTGGCTTCCCTGGACCGGGAGACGCGCCGGCAAAGCTCGGCCGATGCCGCATGA
- a CDS encoding UDP-glucuronic acid decarboxylase family protein, translated as MTRPLEIPSRRRRVLVAGGAGFLGSHLCDHLVARGHEVVALDNFLTGSPANCAHLQGHPRFRLVRHDVCDPLPADLAADVVFNLACAASPPRYQADPVHTMMTSVLGTRHLLDLAARHDAVFVQASTSEVYGDPDQHPQREAYWGNVNPTGPRACYDEGKRAGETLCFDYLRLGLADVRVARIFNTYGPRMQPDDGRIVSNFVVQALTGRPLTVYGTGEQTRSFCYVSDLVAGLVALAALDRTPDGPVNLGNPGEFTVIELARMVLERTGAASGIAYRPLPEDDPRRRRPDIALARRLLGWTPRVLLAEGLGPTIDWFARTLETRPAAARRPRRPLESGASL; from the coding sequence ATGACCCGTCCGCTCGAAATCCCGTCCCGGCGCCGGCGCGTCCTGGTCGCCGGCGGGGCCGGCTTCCTGGGGTCCCACCTGTGCGATCACCTGGTGGCCCGCGGCCACGAGGTGGTCGCGCTCGACAACTTCCTGACCGGCTCTCCGGCCAATTGCGCCCACCTGCAGGGGCACCCGCGCTTCCGCCTCGTCCGCCACGACGTCTGCGACCCGCTGCCCGCCGACCTCGCCGCGGACGTGGTCTTCAACCTCGCCTGCGCTGCCTCGCCGCCCCGCTACCAGGCCGATCCCGTCCACACCATGATGACCAGCGTGCTCGGCACGCGCCACCTCCTCGACCTCGCCGCGCGCCACGACGCCGTCTTCGTCCAGGCCTCGACCTCGGAAGTCTACGGCGACCCGGATCAGCATCCGCAGCGCGAGGCCTATTGGGGCAACGTCAACCCGACGGGCCCGCGCGCCTGCTACGACGAGGGCAAGCGCGCTGGCGAGACGCTCTGCTTCGACTACCTGCGCCTCGGCCTCGCCGACGTGCGCGTCGCCCGCATCTTCAACACCTACGGCCCGCGCATGCAGCCCGACGACGGCCGCATCGTCTCCAATTTCGTGGTCCAGGCCCTGACCGGCCGCCCGCTCACCGTCTACGGCACCGGCGAGCAGACCCGCTCCTTCTGCTACGTCTCCGACCTGGTCGCGGGCCTCGTCGCGCTCGCCGCCCTCGACCGGACTCCCGACGGCCCCGTCAATCTCGGCAATCCCGGCGAGTTCACGGTCATCGAGCTCGCCCGCATGGTGCTGGAGCGAACCGGCGCCGCGAGCGGCATCGCCTATCGCCCGCTGCCGGAGGACGACCCCCGCCGCCGCCGCCCCGACATCGCGCTGGCCCGCCGCCTCCTCGGCTGGACCCCGCGCGTGCTGCTGGCGGAAGGCCTCGGCCCCACCATCGACTGGTTCGCCCGGACATTGGAGACCCGCCCCGCCGCGGCTCGCCGCCCGCGCCGCCCCCTGGAGTCCGGCGCGAGCCTGTGA